A single region of the Triticum dicoccoides isolate Atlit2015 ecotype Zavitan chromosome 2B, WEW_v2.0, whole genome shotgun sequence genome encodes:
- the LOC119365921 gene encoding protein IQ-DOMAIN 32, whose translation MTKSKNGCLKILCGGAGSDATAGSDPETDAHADESKAISDKSRWSFRRRSTRHRVLKNSDISEPETLSSSKAKADVAPSNNVYSSTYSYASEKPLHLEKPDEKIVLQEKPDEKSVHEEKPDEKQTEKTTEKPVDQIIERSIEQPDEKITEMPSEEPAEKDVEKLDEKPDESISVSPTEVKQDETATLVDRSVPDPEEDHVESAAIVIQSGIRTYNARQELSNHKDLVKLQAVIRGHLVRRQAAESLQCLLAIVKTQGLVRTHQAQQSSGRFQDTLVRSSSEKLLHNGFALKLMDNMSTSKSMNIRCDASETDATWKWMERWTTLILPTTEGHLIENAENSGLVVEKMEEDAHHEEKVVLSDSDISFPKLVPDDVEETLRPSESSAFVEETPRSFDLSGLKAPECVPEETSMLEIKDDPAPELIEKVDDDAEQLTDSKTENVVEQSLDFSTQTDPSREPSPVPEKSEYPSEDVMDAYNLEQSPEMEARSAARKACNPAFAAAQMKFEELTSAVSRSNSSSFLDAPSKSKVHTPRSQGGTSPKQNIETVIPRSTVGHDAKIIPAASECGTEISISSTLDSPDRSEADGGEIVMEMGALGGRNYASENAEKDTHVLHSEVKDTSEEVVQPEKEEELNGDVANPPIATDPVLEQAHVESGKPDLHDQIEESIGSYAKSPEGTPMSRTTFAESQCTPSSEVSVNTNKSKSKSKKSKSHASRRSLTSPSSNSVGRSSTDNLSKDYKHAKRESSGKVAKSDNADQEPRMSNSTPLPSYMQFTESARAKAAALSPKLSPDVQDNNPRKRHSLPITNGKNETSPRMQRSSSQAQQNVKSSVAVPHNPSDKRWNI comes from the exons ATGACCAAGTCCAAGAACGGCTGCCTCAAGATCCTCTGTGGCGGCGCCGGATCCGACGCCACCGCCGGCTCCGACCCCGAGACCGACGCCCACGCCGACGAG AGTAAGGCCATATCAGATAAAAGCAGATGGAGCTTTCGTAGGAGGTCTACAAGGCACCGAGTTCTCAAGAACTCTGATATATCCGAGCCTGAAACTCTAAGTTCGAGCAAAGCAAAAGCTGATGTTGCTCCAAGCAACAATGTCTACTCTTCAACATACTCTTATGCCTCAGAGAAGCCCCTGCATCTAGAGAAGCCAGATGAGAAGATTGTGCTTCAAGAGAAGCCAGACGAGAAGTCTGTTCACGAAGAGAAGCCCGATGAAAAACAGACAGAGAAGACAACTGAAAAGCCAGTTGACCAGATAATTGAGAGGTCAATTGAACAGCCAGATGAAAAGATAACCGAGATGCCGAGTGAAGAGCCAGCTGAAAAGGATGTTGAGAAACTTGATGAAAAGCCAGATGAAAGCATCTCTGTTTCGCCAACTGAGGTGAAGCAGGATGAAACTGCCACACTTGTTGATAGAAGCGTTCCAGACCCTGAGGAAGATCACGTGGAGTCTGCTGCTATTGTCATTCAGTCTGGCATCAGAACATACAAC GCAAGGCAAGAGCTATCGAACCATAAGGATCTTGTGAAACTGCAAGCTGTGATACGCGGGCATCTAGTTAGGCGGCAGGCTGCAGAATCTTTACAATGCTTGCTTGCTATTGTTAAAACTCAAGGGCTTGTCCGGACTCATCAAGCACAACAATCTTCAGGAAGGTTTCAG GATACTTTGGTCCGTTCTTCAAGTGAGAAATTGCTTCACAATGGATTTGCTCTCAAG CTCATGGACAACATGTCAACTTCCAAATCCATGAACATAAGATGTGATGCTTCTGAAACTGATGCTACCTGGAAATGGATGGAGAGGTGGACAACTCTGATTCTGCCAACCACTGAAGGCCACTTGATTGAGAATGCAGAAAATAGTGGGTTGGTGGTTGAAAAGATGGAAGAGGATGCTCACCATGAGGAAAAGGTTGTTCTTTCGGACTCAGACATTTCTTTCCCCAAGTTAGTGCCTGATGATGTGGAGGAGACACTAAGGCCTTCTGAATCTAGTGCCTTTGTGGAAGAGACACCAAGGTCATTTGATTTGAGTGGATTGAAGGCTCCTGAATGTGTCCCAGAGGAAACCTCTATGTTGGAAATCAAAGATGATCCTGCACCAGAGTTGATCGAAAAGGTCGATGACGATGCTGAACAGTTGACTGATTCAAAGACAGAGAATGTTGTGGAGCAGTCTTTAGACTTCTCTACCCAAACTGATCCATCAAGGGAACCCAGCCCTGTTCCTGAAAAATCTGAATACCCCAGTGAGGATGTTATGGATGCATATAATCTTGAGCAGTCACCGGAGATGGAAGCTAGAAGCGCAGCAAGAAAGGCCTGCAATCCAGCATTTGCTGCTGCACAGATGAAATTCGAAGAGCTGACTTCGGCAGTCAGTAGGTCCAACAGTTCATCTTTTCTGGATGCGCCAAGCAAATCGAAGGTGCACACTCCCCGTTCACAGGGTGGTACCTCACCCAAGCAAAATATTGAAACAGTCATACCCAGAAGCACAGTTGGTCATGATGCTAAAATCATACCTGCTGCTTCAGAATGTGGGACTGAGATTTCAATTTCATCTACACTTGACTCACCAGATAGATCAGAAGCTGATGGTGGTGAGATTGTAATGGAGATGGGAGCTCTTGGAGGTCGGAACTACGCCAGTGAGAATGCCGAGAAAGATACCCATGTTTTACATTCTGAAGTGAAGGACACCTCCGAAGAAGTCGTCCagccagagaaagaggaagaactgAATGGTGATGTTGCTAACCCTCCCATTGCCACAGATCCTGTCCTTGAGCAAGCACATGTTGAATCAGGAAAGCCAGATTTGCATGACCAAATAGaggagtctataggatcatatgccAAGTCACCTGAGGGAACTCCCATGAGCCGAACCACTTTTGCGGAATCTCAATGCACACCATCAAGTGAGGTCTCTGTCAATACcaacaagagcaagagcaagagcaaaaaATCAAAGTCTCATGCAAGCAGAAGGTCCCTGACTAGTCCAAGCAGCAATTCAGTCGGCCGAAGCAGCACAGATAATCTGTCAAAGGATTATAAGCATGCGAAGAGAGAGAGCTCAGGCAAAGTTGCCAAGTCTGACAATGCTGATCAAGAACCTCGCATGAGCAACAGCACTCCATTGCCAAGTTACATGCAGTTCACAGAATCTGCAAGAGCAAAGGCGGCTGCTCTATCCCCAAAGTTAAGCCCAGATGTTCAAGACAATAACCCGAGGAAGAGGCATTCTTTGCCCATAACAAACGGCAAAAATGAAACATCTCCTCGCATGCAACGGTCATCTTCCCAAGCCCAGCAAAATGTGAAGAGCAGCGTTGCTGTTCCTCACAATCCGTCTG ATAAGAGGTGGAATATATGA